CCCGCGGGTGCCGAGCTCGACATCCCCGGGCTCGCGCCTCTCGTGACTCCGAACGCGGAGTTCTACCGCATCGACACCGCCCTGATCGTGCCGCGGATCGACCCTGCCGACTGGTCGTTGCGCATCCACGGCATGGTCGACCGTGAGGTGGTGATCACCTGGGGCGAGCTGCTGAGCCTGCCGATGCAGGAGGCGGACGTCACGCTCGCGTGCGTCTCGAACGAGGTCGGCGGATCGCTGATCGGCAATGCGCGCTGGCTCGGCCATCCGGTCCGTGAACTGCTCGCCCGCGCGGGAGTCTCGTCGGATGCCGACATGGTGCTCTCCACGTCGTCGGACGGGTTCACCGCGTCGACGCCGCTGGAGGCGCTCACGGATGACCGCGACGCCCTGCTCGCGATCGGGATGAACGGCGAGCCGCTGCCGATCGAGCACGGCTTCCCCGTCCGCATGGTCGTCCCCGGCCTCTACGGCTACGTGTCGGCGACGAAGTGGGTCACGCAGCTCGAGGTCACGCGCTTCGATCGGGCCACCGCGTACTGGACCACGCGCGGCTGGTCGGAGCGCGGGCCCATCAAGCTGCAGTCGCGCATCGACGTGCCCCGCGGAGGCAGCGTCGAGTCGGGCGAGACCGTCATCGCTGGCATGGCCTGGCAGCAGCACGTCGGCGTCGCGGGCGTCGAGGTCCGCATCGATGACGGCGAGTGGCAGCGTGCCGAACTCGCCGAAGCTATCTCGGCCGACACCTGGGTGCAGTGGCGTCTGCCGTGGACCGCTGAGAGCGGTCGGCACGCGATCGAGTGCCGTGCGATCAGCGACGACGGGGAGACCCAGACCGACCAGCCGGCGGCTCCGGCGCCCGACGGCGCACAGGGTTGGCACCGGGTCGACGTGACGGTGGCCTGAGCGCGTAACTCGACCCCTGATCCCACCTAGAATTGACCCCATGCCCGCAGGCGAATCGTTCTACATCACCACGCCCATCTACTACCCCTCCGACGTGCCGCACATCGGTCACGGGTACACGACGGTGGCCGTCGACACCCTCGCGCGGTGGCACCGCCAGGCGGGCGATGACACCTGGATGCTGACGGGCACCGACGAGCACGGCCAGAAGATGCTGCGGGCCGCTGCCGCCAACAACGTCACGCCGCAGGAGTGGGTCGACAAGCTCGTCAGCGAGAGCTGGTTCCCGCTGCTGACGACTCTCGACGTCGCCAACGACGACTTCATCCGCACCACGCAGGAGCGCCACGAGACGAACGTGCAGACGTTCTTCCAGCGCCTGTACGACCGCGGCTACATCTACGCCGGCGAGTACGAGGCGCTGTACTGCGTGGGCTGCGAGGAGTTCAAGCCCGAGTCCGAGATCGTCGACGGCACCGGACCCTTCGAAGGTCTCAAGGTCTGCGCGATCCACTCGAAGCCGCTCGAGCTGCTGCAGGAGAAGAACTACTTCTTCAAGCTGAGCGAGTTCCAGGACAAGCTCCTCGAGCTGTACCGCACCCAGCCCGACTTCGTGCGCCCCGATTCGGCGCGCAACGAGGTCGTCTCCTTCGTCAGCCAGGGACTGAAGGACCTGTCGATCTCGCGCTCGACCTTCGACTGGGGCATCCCGCTGCCGTGGGACGAGTCGCATGTCATCTACGTGTGGGTCGACGCGCTCCTGAACTACGCCACCGCGGTCGGCTACGGCTCGGACGAGGAGACGTTCGAGCGTCGCTGGCCCGCGTACCACGTGGTCGGCAAGGACATCCTGCGCTTCCACGCCGTGATCTGGCCGGCGCTGCTGATGGCCGCAGGCCTCGAGGTGCCGAAGGGTGTCTTCGCGCACGGCTGGCTGCTCGTCGGCGGCGAGAAGATGTCGAAGTCGAAGCTCACCGGCATCGCGCCGACCGAGATCACCGACGTCTTCGGCTCCGACGCCTACCGCTACTACTTCCTGTCGGCGATCGCCTTCGGTCAGGACGGGTCGTTCTCGTGGGAGGACCTGTCGGCGCGCTACCAGTCCGAGCTCGCGAACGGCTTCGGCAACCTCGCCTCGCGCACCACGGCGATGATCGAGAAGTACTTCGATGGGATCGTGCCGCCCGCGGCCGAGTACACCGAGCAGGACCTCGCGATCCAGAAGATCGTCGCGGATGCCGCGTCGAAGGCGGATGCCGCCGTCACGCAGTTCCGCATCGACGAGGCGATCTCGTCGATCTGGACCATCGTCGACGCCCTGAACGGGTACATCACCGAGAACGAGCCGTGGGCTCTGGCGCGCGATGAGGATCAGCGCGCGCGTCTCGGCACGGTGCTCTACACCTGCGCCGAGGGGCTGCGTGCGCTCGCCGTGCTGCTGTCGCCGGTGATGCCGCAGTCCACCGAGAAGCTCTGGCATGCGCTCGGCGCCGGCGCGACGCTCGGACGCCTGCAGGATCAGCCGATCCGCGAGGCCGGCACCTGGGGCGCCCTGCGCCCCGGCACGAGCGTCAACGGGCTCGCACCGCTGTTCCCGCGGGTGGAGTCCACGGCCTGACGCATGGCTGACACGTACGTCCGCGAGCGCTCGGGAGACGGCCGCAAGGATCTGAAGTATCCGGCCGCTCCCGAGCCGCTCGCCGTGCCCGTGTATGACAACCACGCGCACCTCGAGATCCTCGACGGCGACCCGTCGACAGGCTCAGAGAACCACGGGCTGTCGCTCACCGAGCAGCTCGACCGCGCCCAGGCCGTCGGCATCGCGGGCGTCGTGCAGGCTTCGGGCGACATCGAGTCGTCGCGCTGGGCCGTCGAGGCGGCGGCATCCGATCGTCGCGTGCTGGCAGCCGTGGCCATCCATCCGAACGACGCGCCGACCTACGCCGAGGAAGGTCGTCTCGATGAGGCGATCGCGGTGATCGACGAGCTCGCCGCGCACCCGCGTACGCGCGCGATCGGCGAGACGGGTCTCGACTTCTTCCGCACGGAGCCGGAGCGCCGCGCGCCGCAGCACGCGTCGTTCGAAGCGCACATCGCGCTGGCGAAGAAGCACGGCATCGCGATGCAGATCCACGACCGCGATGCGCACGACGCGGTGCTCGAGACGCTGGGCCGCGTCGGCGCCCCCGAGCGGACGGTCTTCCACTGCTTCTCCGGCGATGACGCGATGGCGCGGATCTGCGCGGATGCCGGGTACCACCTGTCGTTCGCCGGCAACGTCACGTTCAAGAACGCCCAGAACCTGCGCGACGCGCTGAAGGTGACCCCGCTCGACCGGATCCTCGTCGAGACGGACGCACCGTTCCTCACGCCGGTGCCGCTGCGCGGTCGCCCGAACGCCCCGTACCTCGTGCCGATCACCGTGCGCTTCATGGCCGCAGAGCTCGGGATCGACGTCGACGAGCTCTCCCGACAGCTCGCCGAGAACACGCTCCGCGTCTACGGCTCGTTCGGCTGAGTCGCCGAGACGATCTGCGAGATCGGCTTCCAGACGAACAGCAGGGTGAGCGCCGCGCCCGCGAACGCGAACCACCACGGTGCCGTGAGGCCCCAGATCTGAGCGATCGTGCCGCCGAGGGCCTGCCCGATCACCATGCCGCCGAAGACGCCGACCATGTTCACGGAAGCCACTCGGCCCTGGAGCTCCGCCGGGACGAGCCGCTGGCGCACGGTGGTCGAGATCGTGCCCCAGACGAAGGCGTAGGCGCCGAAGAAGAACATGATGACCAGGGCGACCCATCCGGTGGTCGTGAGCGCGAAGGAGAGATGCATGAGCACCTCGAGCGAGAGCACCACGCGCATCAGCGTCGCGAACGACACGTGCCGCTCCAGCCACCCGAAGCATGCGGTGGCGAGCAGTCCACCGACCGCGGACGCCGTCGTGAGCGCGCCGAACCCGACGGCTCCCATGTGCAGGTGCTCGGTCGCGTAGAGCACCAGCACGCCCCAGGGGGCCGCCCACGTGACGTTGAACACGAGGATGATCAGCACCAGCATGCGAACGGGAGGGTTGCGCCACAGCCAGCGCAGGCCCTCGGCGATGTCGGTGTGCACGGGAGGGTGCGTTCGCTCCTGGGTCCCTGAGCCTGTCGACTGGGTCCCTGAGCCTGTCGAAGGGTCGCGCGGCGGCACCGGCGTCCTGGCCATGCGCGAGATCAGCACGACCGCGAAGCTCACGCACACCACTTCGACGAGGAACGGCCAGGCCGTCCCCGCGGCGAAGAGGAACGCGCCGAGCGGCGGCCCGGCGAACTGGTTCGCGACCAGGTACCCGGCCTGCAGCCGTGCGTTCCCCAGCCCGAGATCGCCCGGCTCCACGAGCATCGGCAGCAGGGTGCTGCCCGCCGTGTCGACGAAGACCTCGGCCGTGCCGTAGAGGAACGCGACCGCGAGGACGATCCAGATGTTCGCGGTGCCGGTGACGAGGAACACGCAGAGGCCGGCGAGCACGACGGCGCGGGCGCCGTTGGCGAACATCACCAGGCGACGGCGATCGAACCGGTCGGCGACGGCGCCCGCGTGCAGACCGAAGAGCAGCCAGGGCAGGAACTGCAGAATGGCGCCGGCGGCCACCAGGATCGGCGACGAGGTCATCGACGCGATCAGCAGGGGCGCGGCCGCGAGCGCGACGCCGTCTCCGACGTTGCTCGTCCAGGAGGAGGCGAGCAGCCAGCGGAAATCACGGCCCATGCGGCGGGGCGCGATGAGTTCGCCGAGGGAGGGCATCCCGAAAGACTACTGAGGGTGGGGGACAATGGACGGATGACCATCACGCTGCTCGGCGCCACCGAGATCCGCCGCCTCGCCGCCGAGCTCGACGTGACCCCGACGAAGAAGCTCGGACAGAACTTCGTCGTCGATGCCAACACGGTGCGCAAGATCGTGCAGGCCGCTCGCGTCCAGCCGGGGGAGCGGGTGGTCGAGGTCGGGCCCGGACTCGGCTCCCTCACCCTCGCGATCCTCGAGACCGGGGCATCCGTGACCGCGGTCGAGATCGATCACCGCCTGGCGGCCCGACTGGCCCAGACGGCCGCCGAGCACGGCGTCGAGCCGGACCGGCTCACGGTGGTCGACGCCGACGCCCTCCGCATCACCGAGCTGCCCGGTGAACCCACCGTGCTCGTCGCCAACCTGCCGTACAACGTCTCTGTGCCGGTGCTCCTGCACTTCCTCGAGCACTTCGACTACCTGAAGCGCGGCGTCGTCATGGTGCAGGCCGAGGTCGCCGAGCGGCTGGCGGCCAAGCCCGGCTCGAAGATCTACGGCTCGCCGAGCGTCAAGGCCGCCTGGTACGGCGACTGGAAGCTCTCCGGGACCGTGTCGCGCCAGGTGTTCTGGCCCGTGCCGAACGTCGACAGCCTGCTCGTGGGATTCGACCGATCCGAGGGCGAGCGCGGCACCGAGGACGAGCGTCGTCGCACCTTCCAGATCGTGGATGCCGCCTTCAACCAGCGCCGCAAGATGCTCCGGCAGGCGCTCTCCGGCGTGCTCGGCAGCTCCGCCGCGGCATCCGAGGTCCTGATCGCCGCCGGCGTCGCGCCGACGGCACGCGGGGAGGACCTCACGGTCGACGACTATCAGCGCATCGCGCAGCACGCGGCGTCGATGAACGAGGCGGCCGTCAGGGACTAATCTGGCACGGTGACCGACTCCCCGCGCTTCCGCCCCGACGTTCCCGAGCTGCACCGTCCGTACACCGCCGACGAGAGCCGCTATCAGCAGTTCGACTACCGTCAGGTCGGCACATCGGGTCTCTACCTCCCGCCGATCTCGCTCGGCCTGTGGTGGAACTTCGGCGACAACATCCCGCTCGACAACCAGCGCGCGCTGCTGCGCCACGCCTTCGACCGCGGCATCACGCACTTCGATCTGGCGAACAACTACGGCCCGCCCTACGGTTCGGCCGAGAAGAACTTCGGCCGCATCTTCGCGGAGGACTTCCGTCCGTACCGCGACGAGCTGATCATCTCGTCCAAGGCCGGCTGGGACATGTGGCCGGGACCGTACGGAGATTTCGCCAGCCGCAAGTACATCCTCGCGAGCGCCGAGCAGTCCCTGACCCGGATGGGCCTGGACCATGTCGACATCTTCTACTCGCACCGGGCCGACCCGGTCACGCCGATCGCCGAGACGATCGGCGCGCTCGACACCCTCGTGCGCCAGGGCAAGGCGCTCTACGTCGGCATCTCGTCCTACAGCGCAGAGCGGACCGCCGAGGCCGTCGCGATCGCGCAGGAGCTCGGTACGCCCCTGGTCATCCACCAGCCCGCGTACTCGATCCTGAACCGCTGGGTCGAGGACGGTCTCACCGAGACCCTGGAGCAGTCCGGACTCGGCGCCATCGCGTTCACGCCGCTGGCCCAGGGTCTGCTCACCGACAAGTACCTCGGCGACGGCACGGCGGATCGTGCGCAGAAGCGCGGATCCCTTCCGGACGGCCCCCTCGGCGACGAGGCCGTGCAGACGCTGAGGGCGCTCAACGAGATCGCGAAGGGCCGCGGCCAGTCGCTCGCGCAGCTGGCCCTGCAGTGGACTCTGCGCAGCCCCGTCGTCGCCTCGGCGCTGATCGGCGCCTCCCGCCCCGAACAGCTCGACGAGAACATCGCCGCGGTCAACGGCCCGGCGCTCACCGCGGAGGAGCTCGCGCGCATCGACGAGCTCGCCGGTTCCATCGACGTGGATCTCTGGGCGACCTCGACGGAGCTGTGACCGGATCATGAGCGTCGCCGCGTCCGCCGGATCCGTGCACGTGCGCGCGCCGGGGAAGATCAACGTCTACCTCGGTGTCGGCGGGCGTCATGACGACGGCTACCACGCCCTCGCGACGGTGTTCCAGGCGGTCTCCCTCTATGAGGACGTGATCGCGCGGCACGCGGACGACTTCTCCCTCACGGTCACCGGCGTCGAGGACGTGGATTCGGTGCCGCTCGACGACAGGAATCTCGCGATGCGAGCGGCCAAGCTGCTCGCGACCGCCACGGAGTACACCGGCGGTGTGGCGCTGGAGATCCGCAAGAGCGTCCCGGTCGCCGGCGGCATGGGCGGCGGCTCGGCGGATGCCGCGGCTGCGCTGGTCGCGTGCGACGCGCTCTGGGGCACCGGACTCTCGCCGGCGCGGATGCACGACCTCGCCGCCCGTCTCGGCGCCGACGTGCCGTTCGCGCTCCACGGCGGCACCGCGGTCGGCACCGGACGCGGCGACCAGCTCAACCCCGCGCTCGCGCGCGGCCGCTTCGACTGGGTCCTGGTCACGAGCGAGCAGGGGCTGTCGACGCCGGTCGTCTACGAGCGGCTCGACATCCTGCGCGACGAGGAGGGAGCCCTGGCGGACGATCCTCCGCTGTCGCTCGACGTCCCGATCCCGGTGCTGCAGGCGCTGCGCTCGGGCGACGCCGCGCAGCTCGCCGAAGGCCTGTTCAACGACCTCCAGGCCGCGGCCGTCTACGAGCGTCCCGACCTCGAGGACGTGATCCGCCAGGGAGTCGAGGCCGGCGCCCTGCAGGGGCTCGTCTCCGGATCGGGCCCCACCGTCGCGCTGCTCTGCCCCGACCCCGAGACCGCGCAGGACGTGCAGACGACGCTGCGTGGTGCGGGCCTCGATCCCCTGCACGTGCACGGGCCCGTGGCGGGTGCACGGATTCTGTGATCGGTAGTCTCGGCGCCTGAATAGTCTCGGATCACGACCTCGGAGAAGGAGTGGATCATGGGACTGTTCAGAGTCACCCGCAAGTCGCAGCAGGAGCGCCAGGAGGAAGGTCTCCAGATGGCCGACGACATCGCCGCCGGCCGGGGGTTCCTCGGCAAGATGACCAAGGCCTTCCTGGGGAGCGAGTTCACCGAGGCGATGCAGCAGGCGACGTCGTCGATCCACCAGGCCGAGCACGTGGCGGCGCTGCGGGCGGCCGGCGTGCCCACGCAGCCGGCGACGGTGCTCGCGATGCAGGACACCGGCCAGACGATCAACGACAACCCGCGGGTCGTGCTCACGCTGCAGCTCGGCGTACAGGCCGTGGCCGTCCACGCGCTCATCTCGCGTCTGGAGATCCCCCGGGTGGGGGAGTCGGTTCTCGTGATGACAGATCCCCAGACCGGGGAGCTGCTCTACGCCGGGCTCGCTCCTCGAGCCTGACGCGGCTCAGCGGGCGCCGGGGGCGAGCAGTCGGAGCTGCACCATCGCCGAGAACCGCGCGTCGGGATCGGCGAGGTCGAGCCCGCTGATCTCCGCGAGCCGGCGCAGCCGATAGCGGAAGGTGTTCGGGTGGGTGTACACCCGGGCGGCGGCGACGGTGACATCGCCGAAGGCGTCCAGCCACGCGGCCAGCGTCTCGACGAGGTGCGTGCCCCGTTCCCGATCGTTCTCGATCAGCAGCGCCACCGGGCCGGTGGGCTGATCGCCCCGAGCGCGGACGAGATCGCCGAGCTCCACCAGCAGGGCTTCCATCTGCACGGCGGAGAACAGGGCGACGGCATCCTTCCCCGACGACTTCTGCAGCACGCGCAGGGCGCGGTCGGCGTTGACGCGCGACAGCGGGATGCTCGATGTGTCCTCCGCGAGCGTGCCGATGCCGACGCGGATGTCGGAGGCGGCGCCGAGTCTGCCGAGGAAGTCGGTGGCGACCGAGGCGGCGCGCAGATCCGTGTCGGCCTGGTCGGGGCGCACACCGACGACCGCGTAGACGACGTTGCCGATGACGGCGACGGCGGAGCGCAGGTAGACGGCACCCAGATGCACGGCGAACGCGTCGGCGATGCGGTGCCGCTCCGCCGTGGTCCTGGCATCCGGCGCCAGAACGTCGCTCTGCTCGTCTGCCGCGGAGAGCGCCATCACGACGCAGCGATGATCGTTCAGGCGCAGCCGGGCGGCGGCGTCGACGGCGCCGACACCGCCCTCCAGGATCGTCGAGAGCAGATCGGCGCGGAGTCGTCGTTCCACGTCGGCACCGGCACGGAGGCGCAGCAGGTGCAGCGCCACGAGACCCGCGGAGTCCTTGAGGGCGCGGACGCGGTCGCTGGTGAGCGGAGCCTGCACGGCGGCCCAGATGGAGCCGAGGATCTCATCGCCGGCGCGCACGGCCAGGGCGACCCGGGGGAACGAGGGTGCCCCGTCCGTCGTGCCGACGGGGTCGACGTCGATCGGGTCCTCACTGCGGTACAGCTCCTGGAAGACGCCGCGCTCCTCGAGCTGACGTGTGAACCGCTCCGGAACCTGGCGCCCCAGCACCGTCTCGATACGCGCAGGGTCGGCCTCGTCCTGCCGACCCGAGAAGGCGACGACCCGGGAGTTCCGGTCCTCGATCGTCACCGGCGCGTTCAGTAGCGTCGCGATCGCGTTGGCGAGCGCGAACAGGTCGCCCGCCGGCATCCCGCCGAGCATCTGCGCCCCCTGATCGCCGACGTCTCCCTCCGCGATCAGGGATCGCAGCATGGCCGTGAGCTGCGCCCAGGACGCCCCTCGGGTGAGCGCGAGGACGGGGATGCCGGTCTCCTCCGAGGCGCGGAGCACACCCTCGTCGGCGCGCACGGGAGCGCGGAGGACCAGTGCCGTCGCCTGCTGCGCCGCGAGCGAGTGCAGGAGCGCGGCGATATCCGCCGGGTCGCTGAGGCCGACACCGAGGACCAGCGCGCGCCGCATGGGCATCGCGTCGTCGAGCACGTCATGGATGACCACGGTCTCGATCTCGGTGTCCTGATCGGCGTTGCCGCTCACCACTTCGAGCAGCGTGGTTCCGAGATCTTCGATCACACGGCCGAGGCTGGCACGGGGCCGTGTCGTCAGTGACATGAGCACGAGGCCCAGGTTAGGCGTCGACGGGGGGAGACGAGGCTGTGGGGCACGACGAAATCGTATCCGGATTTCGTCGTGCCCCACAGATTCTGCGTCCGGATCGGCCTCAGAACGTGATCCACTCGGTCCGGGTCGTGACGGCCTCGAGCGCATCGGCGTGCGGCGTCACACCGATGCCGGGACCGGTCGGCACCGTCAGGGTGCCGTTCTCGACGACGAACGGGTCGGTGATGTCGCTCGTGTAGTAGCGGTTCGAGCCCGAGGTGTCGCCCGGCAGCGTGAATCCGGGGAGCGCGGCGAGGGCGACGTTGGCGGCCCGGCCGATCCCGGTCTCGAGCATCCCGCCGGCCCAGACGGGGATCTCGTTGGCGCGGCAGACGTCGTGGATGCGTCGAGCCTCGAGGTATCCGCCGACGCGTCCCGGCTTGATGTTCACGATCGAGCAGGCGCCGATCGCGATGGCGTCGGCGGCCGCGCGGGCCGAGACGATCGACTCGTCGAGGCAGATCGGCGTCTGCACGAGCGCGGCGAGCTGCGCGTGGCCGAGGAGATCCTCCTCGTCGAGCGGCTGTTCGATCAGGAGCAGGTCGAACGGGTCGAGCTTGGCCAGGTGCCGGGCGTCGCCGCGCCGGTACGCCGTGTTCGCGTCGACCTGGAGCAGGATGTCGTCGCCGAACCTCTCGCGCACCGCACGGACGGGCTCGATGTCCCAGCCGGGCTCGATCTTGAGCTTGATGCGCACGTACCCCTCGTCGAGGTACCCGCCTACCGCGTCGAGCAGTTCGGGGATCGAGTCCATGATGCCGACGGAGACGCCGCAGTCGACCGTGTCGCGGACGGCGCCGAGCTCACGCGAGAGTGGGACGCCGCTGGCGCGCAGCTCCGCGTCGAGGATGGCGAGCTCGAGGCCCGCCTTCGACATCCGGTGTCCCTTGAACTTCGCCAGGGCGGGGGCGATCTTCGAGGCGTCCAGGTCGGGGACCTGGGCCAGGGCCGGGAGCAGGAAGCGCTTGATGACGTCGAGGCTCGCCTCGACGTACTCGGAGGAGTACAGCGGGTCGCTCATCGCCACGCACTCGCCCCAGCCCTCCGCCTCGTCGGTGACGGCCCGCACCAGGATCGCCTCGCGGACGGTCTCGACCCCGAACGAGGTGCGGAACGGGGCCACCAGGGGCATCTCGATGACGCGGAGCTCGATTCCGGTGAGCTTCATGGGTTTTCTCCTCTGTCGATGGTGTACGTGCCCGTGCGGTCGAAGGACACGACCTCGGCGCCCTGCTCGAGCAGGGAGCCGAGGGTGTCGCGCACGGCGAGCCGCCACCGCGTCGCCCGTTCGGGATCGGTCGTGCGGAGCGTCTCGATGTCGCGTGGCAGCGACACCCGCACGAGCCGCGCCGCGGTCTCGTGCCGCGCGGGCCCGAGATCGGCGTCGACCGTGAGCAGATCGGCGCCCGCGGGCGCCTCGACGGCGGATGCTGTGCCACGGCAGGCGTCGGCCACGCGCGGATCGTGCACGTACCAGGTCACGAGCATCCGGTCGGTGTCGTCGCCGCCGTTGAGCGTGTCCGTCATCTGCCCGTAGAAGTTGCTGTGGTACGCCACCGGGGTCGCCGCGAGCTTGACCAGGTTGAAGTAGGCGTTGCGGCTGATGAGGGGGTCGAACGTCCAGGAGATCTCGTCGAGCTCCTGATCGATCGCCCAGGAGCGCTGATGGACCTTCAGGGCGAAGCCGACGCTGCGGCCCCGCATCCGCTCGGAGACGCCGGCGATGTGGCTGTGCAGGGCTCGTCGTCCCGGTGCTGCGAAGAAGCCGAAGCAGGCTCCGACGAGATCATCGCCTTCATAGGCCCCGCCGACGTAGCTGCCGGCTTTGGAGATCGCCCGGAGGGTCTCGACGTTCACGGGCGACTGGCTGCCGTCGGAGGCCCAGATGCTCTGGAACAGCCGGGCGACGTCGGCGAACTCGGCGACGGTGGAGAGGAGACGGATCTCCACTCCCGCGTCGGACGCGGCCGCCCTCGCGGCGTCCGCCGCGTCCTGGGCGGCGCTCTGCGGCACGGTGTGCATGGTGCTCATTCCTGTTCTCCCGCCAGGACGTCGGCGATGAGCGCCGTCAGGAGGGTCGTGCGTTCCGGGATCATCGAGACGACCACGTGCTCGTCGTCGGCGTGCGCCCCGCCGCCCACGGCCCCGAGGCCGTCGAGTGTGGGGATGCCGAGACCGGCGGTGAAGTTGCCGTCGGACGCGCCTCCGACCTCGACGCCGTCGAACGGCGTCAGGCCGGCATCGGCCGCGAGCCGGGTCGCCCGCGCGAACAGGGTGGCGGAGGTACCGGGCTCCATCGGGCGGCGGTTCGCACCGCCCTCGATCCGCACGACGGCGCCGTCGACGCTCGGTCCGATCGCACGGATCGCCTGATCGACCCTGTGCTGCTCCGCGGTCGTGCGCACCCGCACGTCGACGGCGAACGCCGCGTCGGACGGGACGGTGTTGGTCGTGTGCCCCGCATGCAGCAGCGTGGGGGTCACCGTCGTTCCGCGTTCCGCATCGCCGAGTCCGGCGACCGCCAGGATGAGGTGCGCCGCCTCGACCGCGGCGTTCACGCCGCGCTCCGGCTCGAGTCCGGCGTGTGCGGCACGGCCGGTCACCACGACGCGGTAGAGCGAGACGCCCTTGCGTGCGACCTTGAGCGCTCCGCCGTCGGCCGAGGCCTCCAGCACGAACACCGCGTCGCAGTCTCGCGCCTCCTCCTCGATCAGCGTCCGAGAGCTGGGCGAACCCAGCTCCTCGTCGCCGGTGATGAGGATGCTGATCCCGTCGCGGTCCGCAAGCGCCGCGGCGGCGTGCAGCGCCATCACGACCCCGGTCTTCATGTCGAAGCATCCGGGCCCGCGG
This genomic interval from Microbacterium sp. LWH11-1.2 contains the following:
- a CDS encoding molybdopterin-dependent oxidoreductase, translating into MTHAMRETRAGDRLRSAAAGLSAAVIGVGVAELVAAIVEPAASPFAVIGGGLIDLAPAWAKDTAIALFGTGDKIALITGIALVLAVVAAGAGMLELRRSGLGAVVLGGLGALALVVAMTRPGAGPFAWAPGLVAGVVAVIAVRTLIGRLRPIAGLGPDGEDRRRFLVWTAGVAAVGIVTLIAGNVARGATRSIEAVREALRLPSAARPLGSVPAGAELDIPGLAPLVTPNAEFYRIDTALIVPRIDPADWSLRIHGMVDREVVITWGELLSLPMQEADVTLACVSNEVGGSLIGNARWLGHPVRELLARAGVSSDADMVLSTSSDGFTASTPLEALTDDRDALLAIGMNGEPLPIEHGFPVRMVVPGLYGYVSATKWVTQLEVTRFDRATAYWTTRGWSERGPIKLQSRIDVPRGGSVESGETVIAGMAWQQHVGVAGVEVRIDDGEWQRAELAEAISADTWVQWRLPWTAESGRHAIECRAISDDGETQTDQPAAPAPDGAQGWHRVDVTVA
- the metG gene encoding methionine--tRNA ligase; this encodes MPAGESFYITTPIYYPSDVPHIGHGYTTVAVDTLARWHRQAGDDTWMLTGTDEHGQKMLRAAAANNVTPQEWVDKLVSESWFPLLTTLDVANDDFIRTTQERHETNVQTFFQRLYDRGYIYAGEYEALYCVGCEEFKPESEIVDGTGPFEGLKVCAIHSKPLELLQEKNYFFKLSEFQDKLLELYRTQPDFVRPDSARNEVVSFVSQGLKDLSISRSTFDWGIPLPWDESHVIYVWVDALLNYATAVGYGSDEETFERRWPAYHVVGKDILRFHAVIWPALLMAAGLEVPKGVFAHGWLLVGGEKMSKSKLTGIAPTEITDVFGSDAYRYYFLSAIAFGQDGSFSWEDLSARYQSELANGFGNLASRTTAMIEKYFDGIVPPAAEYTEQDLAIQKIVADAASKADAAVTQFRIDEAISSIWTIVDALNGYITENEPWALARDEDQRARLGTVLYTCAEGLRALAVLLSPVMPQSTEKLWHALGAGATLGRLQDQPIREAGTWGALRPGTSVNGLAPLFPRVESTA
- a CDS encoding TatD family hydrolase; protein product: MADTYVRERSGDGRKDLKYPAAPEPLAVPVYDNHAHLEILDGDPSTGSENHGLSLTEQLDRAQAVGIAGVVQASGDIESSRWAVEAAASDRRVLAAVAIHPNDAPTYAEEGRLDEAIAVIDELAAHPRTRAIGETGLDFFRTEPERRAPQHASFEAHIALAKKHGIAMQIHDRDAHDAVLETLGRVGAPERTVFHCFSGDDAMARICADAGYHLSFAGNVTFKNAQNLRDALKVTPLDRILVETDAPFLTPVPLRGRPNAPYLVPITVRFMAAELGIDVDELSRQLAENTLRVYGSFG
- a CDS encoding MFS transporter is translated as MPSLGELIAPRRMGRDFRWLLASSWTSNVGDGVALAAAPLLIASMTSSPILVAAGAILQFLPWLLFGLHAGAVADRFDRRRLVMFANGARAVVLAGLCVFLVTGTANIWIVLAVAFLYGTAEVFVDTAGSTLLPMLVEPGDLGLGNARLQAGYLVANQFAGPPLGAFLFAAGTAWPFLVEVVCVSFAVVLISRMARTPVPPRDPSTGSGTQSTGSGTQERTHPPVHTDIAEGLRWLWRNPPVRMLVLIILVFNVTWAAPWGVLVLYATEHLHMGAVGFGALTTASAVGGLLATACFGWLERHVSFATLMRVVLSLEVLMHLSFALTTTGWVALVIMFFFGAYAFVWGTISTTVRQRLVPAELQGRVASVNMVGVFGGMVIGQALGGTIAQIWGLTAPWWFAFAGAALTLLFVWKPISQIVSATQPNEP
- the rsmA gene encoding 16S rRNA (adenine(1518)-N(6)/adenine(1519)-N(6))-dimethyltransferase RsmA, yielding MTITLLGATEIRRLAAELDVTPTKKLGQNFVVDANTVRKIVQAARVQPGERVVEVGPGLGSLTLAILETGASVTAVEIDHRLAARLAQTAAEHGVEPDRLTVVDADALRITELPGEPTVLVANLPYNVSVPVLLHFLEHFDYLKRGVVMVQAEVAERLAAKPGSKIYGSPSVKAAWYGDWKLSGTVSRQVFWPVPNVDSLLVGFDRSEGERGTEDERRRTFQIVDAAFNQRRKMLRQALSGVLGSSAAASEVLIAAGVAPTARGEDLTVDDYQRIAQHAASMNEAAVRD
- a CDS encoding aldo/keto reductase, which gives rise to MTDSPRFRPDVPELHRPYTADESRYQQFDYRQVGTSGLYLPPISLGLWWNFGDNIPLDNQRALLRHAFDRGITHFDLANNYGPPYGSAEKNFGRIFAEDFRPYRDELIISSKAGWDMWPGPYGDFASRKYILASAEQSLTRMGLDHVDIFYSHRADPVTPIAETIGALDTLVRQGKALYVGISSYSAERTAEAVAIAQELGTPLVIHQPAYSILNRWVEDGLTETLEQSGLGAIAFTPLAQGLLTDKYLGDGTADRAQKRGSLPDGPLGDEAVQTLRALNEIAKGRGQSLAQLALQWTLRSPVVASALIGASRPEQLDENIAAVNGPALTAEELARIDELAGSIDVDLWATSTEL
- a CDS encoding 4-(cytidine 5'-diphospho)-2-C-methyl-D-erythritol kinase, encoding MSVAASAGSVHVRAPGKINVYLGVGGRHDDGYHALATVFQAVSLYEDVIARHADDFSLTVTGVEDVDSVPLDDRNLAMRAAKLLATATEYTGGVALEIRKSVPVAGGMGGGSADAAAALVACDALWGTGLSPARMHDLAARLGADVPFALHGGTAVGTGRGDQLNPALARGRFDWVLVTSEQGLSTPVVYERLDILRDEEGALADDPPLSLDVPIPVLQALRSGDAAQLAEGLFNDLQAAAVYERPDLEDVIRQGVEAGALQGLVSGSGPTVALLCPDPETAQDVQTTLRGAGLDPLHVHGPVAGARIL